ACGCTGAACCTCTTGCGCCGCTTTTTTGAGTTCTTCCACCGAAGACTTCAATTCAGGGGAAAGATCTTCCATCCCCATCTTTTCAGCTTTGCGAAGGTTCTCTTGCAGTTCTTGAATCTTAAGCTCGTGATTGATTTCATCTTTCACATTGTTTGCCATGCTTTTCGCAGCCGACACAAAGCGCGATACGCTACGAATGGCATGAGGCAAACGCTCAGGACCAAGAACTACCAGTGCGACGACAGAGATTAATACCAGTTCCCAAAAACCGATATCAAACACGTGTTATGCCTGCTCTTTGTCTTTCTTAGTTTCAGCAGTCGCGTCAGTCTTCTGCTGTTCTAGGTTCTTAGGTTCAAAGTCAGCATCTTTTTTGTCTTGCTGAGCTTCTTCATCACTCATCGCTTTTTTAAAGCCTTTCACTGCACTACCCAAGTCACCACCGATGTTGCGTAGTTTCTTTGTACCAAACAGCAAGATAACAATTACGGCAATAATAAGAAGTTGCCAAATACTAATACCACCCATTCTTTTTACCTCGGGTTCTACTAAACAAAGTTTCGTTAAAGTCTAATGCTTAACGGCGATAAGCTCGCCAACTAAACAACCAAAATGTGACGCCTGCGATAGCGCTAACCGTCGAAAGCTGTTCAAAGGTGCTGTTGACCAATATCGCCGAGCATACGACTAATGTGGCACCAACACCAAATAAAAATTTTCCAGTTGCCTGCTGTCGTTTCGACGCTCGGTAACCTTGGTAAAGCTGATCCATGCGTTGATTCATTGCTTTGCCTTGACGCAAACTGTCGTAAAGCAGCTCTGGCAACTCTGGTAGCTTTTCTGCCCAAAACGGTAAACGGTCTTTAATGCCGTTGATCACCGCTTGCGGGCCAACTTGGTTCATCATCCACTCTTCTAAGAATGGTTTGGCTGTTGCCCACAAGTCTAATTGTGGATACAGCTGACGTCCCAAGCCTTCAACATACAGTAATGTTTTTTGTAGCAACACTAGCTGTGGTTGAACTTCCATCTCAAAGCGACGTGCCGTGTTGAACAAATTCAACAACACATGGCCAAAAGAGATTTCACACAGTGGTTTAGCAAAAATAGGCTCACACACCATGCGAATAGCGAACTCAAATTCATCAACATTGGTATGATGCGGCACCCAACCAGACTCGACATGCAACTCTGCTACACGGCGGTAATCTCGGTTAAAGAACGCCAAAAAGTTCTCAGCTAAATAGCGTTTATCGTCGCTATTTAGAGTGCCGACAATGCCACAATCCAAACCAATCCACATTGGATTTTCTGGATGTTCCGGCTTAACGAATACGTTGCCAGGATGCATGTCCGCATGAAAGAAGCTGTCGCGAAATACCTGAGTAAAAAAGACACTAACACCACGCTCAGCCAACAATTTCATATTGGTGCCATTGGCTTCTAAGCCAGCGATATCAGATACTTGTATACCGTAGATTCGTTCTGAAACCATCAGACTTTCACTGCTAAAGTCAGGAAAAACTTCTGGTACATACAGCTCTTCGCTGCCTTCAAAGTTACGACGCAGCTGAATAGCGTTCGCAGCTTCCCTTCTTAAGTCTAGCTCATCAAGCAAAGTCTTTTCATATTCACGCACGACTTCAACTGGTTTCAAACGACGTGCTTCAGGCAAAGCCCTCGCGACTATACGCGCCATGCGATACATCAGTTTTAGATCTGCATCAATCACAGGGCGAATATCTGGTCGAATGACCTTTAAAACGACCTCTTGGCCGCTATCTTTAAGTCGCGCAGTATGCACCTGAGCGATGGAAGCCGACGCTAAAGGCTTAATATCGAAATCAGTAAACCATTGCTCAATTGGGCCGCCCAGCGCTTTTTCCATTTGTTGCTTCGCCAACTCACCATCGAATGGCGATACTTGGTCTTGCAACAACGCCAATGGGTCTGCAATGTGTGGCGGGAAGAGATCTCGTCGAGTCGACATCATCTGACCAAACTTGATCCATACTGGCCCTAAGTCTTGCAATGCCAGGCGTAGACGCTCTCCTAGCGGTTTGTCTTGATGTTTGTTTTTAATCCAGAACAGTGATTTGCGAGCCAATAAAGGCGCTTTGGTCAATTGATGATCGGGTAACAGCTCATCCAGCCCATATTCGAGCTGAACTTTGACAATGCGGTAAAGACGACGAAGTTCCGATGGGGTCATAGGCGCTCCATCAATTGAGAGAGCTTCGCTTCTAAGCGTGCCGCTTGGCTGGCAACATCATCCACTTGATCGCAAAAATAAGCGACTTCTAACGGCGCTGGCGCCAGTTTCCACTCTTCGGTGATCACTTGTGCGAGATGATTTTGATGTTTGTTGGCTTGTGATTTCACAAACTGCCCAAAATGGCTGGCACCTTTGACTAAAGAATGCGCCACCACATCACCGGTCACACGTGACAGCCATTCTTCGAGGTCTGGCTTGCAATCGGTCATGAGCTGAGAAAACTTCTGCGCTAATTGAATATCACCTTCGAGTACTAGCTTATCTTGCTTGATCAGCTTGGTGATATTCGCTTGCTCACGCAATTCAGGCAACACAGATAAATTCAATGATAAGTAACAATTCGGCTCACCTTCATAATTGCCCAACACATCGATTTGTTGGCTAAAAACGAACGTCAGCGTTTTGTTTAGCTCTTTTAAGTGCACTTGAATCACTTGGCCCTTAAGACGAGCCAAACGACGACCCAATTGTGGATCGTCTTTAATTAGAGTGTTGAGCGTCGTTTCGATAACGGCTGTCACTAATGGTTCGAATGGCATAACAACCCTTTTAGAACTTATA
Above is a window of Vibrio taketomensis DNA encoding:
- the tatA gene encoding Sec-independent protein translocase subunit TatA, which codes for MGGISIWQLLIIAVIVILLFGTKKLRNIGGDLGSAVKGFKKAMSDEEAQQDKKDADFEPKNLEQQKTDATAETKKDKEQA
- the ubiB gene encoding ubiquinone biosynthesis regulatory protein kinase UbiB; protein product: MTPSELRRLYRIVKVQLEYGLDELLPDHQLTKAPLLARKSLFWIKNKHQDKPLGERLRLALQDLGPVWIKFGQMMSTRRDLFPPHIADPLALLQDQVSPFDGELAKQQMEKALGGPIEQWFTDFDIKPLASASIAQVHTARLKDSGQEVVLKVIRPDIRPVIDADLKLMYRMARIVARALPEARRLKPVEVVREYEKTLLDELDLRREAANAIQLRRNFEGSEELYVPEVFPDFSSESLMVSERIYGIQVSDIAGLEANGTNMKLLAERGVSVFFTQVFRDSFFHADMHPGNVFVKPEHPENPMWIGLDCGIVGTLNSDDKRYLAENFLAFFNRDYRRVAELHVESGWVPHHTNVDEFEFAIRMVCEPIFAKPLCEISFGHVLLNLFNTARRFEMEVQPQLVLLQKTLLYVEGLGRQLYPQLDLWATAKPFLEEWMMNQVGPQAVINGIKDRLPFWAEKLPELPELLYDSLRQGKAMNQRMDQLYQGYRASKRQQATGKFLFGVGATLVVCSAILVNSTFEQLSTVSAIAGVTFWLFSWRAYRR
- a CDS encoding SCP2 domain-containing protein; protein product: MPFEPLVTAVIETTLNTLIKDDPQLGRRLARLKGQVIQVHLKELNKTLTFVFSQQIDVLGNYEGEPNCYLSLNLSVLPELREQANITKLIKQDKLVLEGDIQLAQKFSQLMTDCKPDLEEWLSRVTGDVVAHSLVKGASHFGQFVKSQANKHQNHLAQVITEEWKLAPAPLEVAYFCDQVDDVASQAARLEAKLSQLMERL